A region from the Leguminivora glycinivorella isolate SPB_JAAS2020 chromosome 3, LegGlyc_1.1, whole genome shotgun sequence genome encodes:
- the LOC125224898 gene encoding ras-related protein Rab-8A, which produces MALDFSATYKLLVLGDSNVGKTCIVHRYCDERYYDIYISTIGIDFKQKIINLDGVPIKLQIWDTAGQERFRTLTTAYYRGAMGIILMYDVTNLESFNHLSYWLRNIQEYASPDVIKVLVGNKCDVHENHRAVPKERGQKIADDFDMPFFEVSCKNDINIEEAFLTLARKIREYRDNKADAFELKERDSVIKPSDSETDVSKCSC; this is translated from the exons ATGGCTTTAGACTTTTCAGCCACATATAAGCTTTTAGTCTTAGGGGATTCTAATGTAGGCAAGACTTGTATTGTGCATAGATATTGCGATGAGAGGTACTACGATATTTACATATCCACAATAG gtatagatttcaaacaaaagatTATAAATCTGGACGGGGTACCCATAAAGCTCCAGATATGGGACACGGCCGGGCAGGAGAGGTTCCGGACGCTGACCACCGCCTACTACCGGGGCGCCATGGGCATAATACTCATGTATGACGTCACCAACCTCGAATCGTTTAACCATTTATCTTATTGGCTGAGGAATATTCAAGAG TACGCTTCACCGGATGTTATAAAAGTGTTGGTTGGCAACAAATGTGACGTGCACGAAAACCATCGAGCAGTACCTAAAGAACGGGGTCAAAAG ATAGCTGACGATTTTGATATGCCGTTCTTCGAGGTTTCCTGTAAGAATGACATCAATATTGAAGAAGCGTTTTTGACCTTAGCAAGAAAAATTAGAGAATATAGAGATAACAAG GCGGATGCCTTCGAGCTCAAGGAAAGAGATAGTGTGATAAAGCCATCAGATTCCGAGACAGACGTATCAAAATGTTCTTGTTAG